The Colletotrichum destructivum chromosome 8, complete sequence genome includes the window TTTGAATCGTATAATGGCATAAAAATGGAATAAAAAATCTATAGAGTTGAACCCGCGAGGGCGTGCGCCCCCCTGTATGCCGATTCGATGTGTCCCACCGTCCGTCCATCTATGCTTGCGTGCCCGTCTATCCCATCCTTATATGTCCGTCGTCCGAGTCTTTGAGACGATACACCTTTACAAGGCGTCCGCACCCTCGAGGATCCCTAGCGCGCCGCCCACGAGGTGCAGGCTCCCCGTCACGAGGGCCTGCACGctctcgccctcggcgacgccctcgccgataCCGCGGACGAGGTCCAACGCCTCCTCGATAGTCGGCACGACGCGCACGTCGGCCGCCGGGTCTAGCTTCGCCCACCGCTCCGCGAACTGCCGCTGCACCGtcatggcctcgatggccttggcgtcgtaCTGGTGATTGACAAAGTCTGCGGTTGTCGGTTAGTCAATCAGTCACTTCGCAGGTCTCTTCCCCAAACCGTCCCAATCGGATGTAGACAGAGGACAAGGCGACGATCGAAACTCACCTCGCTTGTACCCGGTCTGGGCATACGTGACATTCGTGCAGAACACGACCGTGTCGAACGCGCCGCTCCCATCCCCTCTCTTGACCCCCTCGTACACACCGTCCAGGAAATCGATGGCCTCGGTCCGACCTTGCTGGTTGAACACCAGCGCCCTCGGCCCCCTTCTGCCCTTTGCCGCCGTCTCGTCGGCGAACCACCGCGCCGCCACTCGCAGGCTGTCCGTAGTGtgcgcgccgtcgacgtgccACACGACCCGGCCCTCGTCCTTGACCTCGCACCGCCCACGCCAGACAACCTGCTCCAGCCCTTCGACAAAGGCCTTTGGCAGTTTCTCGGCAGCGTCGCCACGCCGGAACCCGTCCGGGTCGACCCTCTcaagcgccgcctcggcgagccGGATGGCTAGGCTCGCGTTTCTCTTCTGGAATGTTGCGTCCGGCCGgatcttgacgccctcgagccgCGGGTCGACGACCACAGTCTCCATCTCGACGCCCTTCTCCCGCGCCCTGGCCTCCAGCACGTCCTGCGCCTCCGGCACCTGCTCGACAGAAAAAGCCTTGCTCCCGCGCTTCATGATGCCCGCCTTGTGCCACgcgatcttgccgaccgTGTCGCCGAGCGCGAAGACGTGGTCGATGCCCAGCGTCGTAATGCCCGTCGCCACGGGCCGCGCCACAACATTGGTCGCGTCATACTCGCCGCCAATGCCCGTCTCGAGGATCGCCAAGTCGCACCCCTCCCGCACGAAGGCGTGCAAGGCCACGAGGGTCAGGTATCGCGAGTAGATCGGCCGCGTGCCCAGCGCcacggcgtcctcctcggcccgGCTCTCGCCCAGGCGGTCCCAGACCTCGAAGAAGTAGCGCGCGAAGAGCGTCTCAGAGAGAGGCGCGCCGTTGATGCGGATGCGCTCGCGCACGGCGATCAGGTGCGGCGAGATGAGCAAGCCGACCTTGCGCGGgacggacgacggggacGCGGCTCGATGCCGCGCGAGGATCGAGTCGGTGAAGGCACACGTgctgcccttgcccttggtgccggcgacgtgAATGACgttgaggccgtcgaggtcggggaTCTAGGGGGAGGACGAAGAGACAAGAGTTAGCCAGGTTGAGCTCGTCCAAGGAACATCCGCCACCAATACCACTGCTTCTAGTAGTATTATCATCAACATCGCGGGGAAGGATTGTCCGTACCGAGTACCCAACGCGCGCGAGGTATGCGCGCATCTCCTTGACCGAAGCCTCGTCGGGTCGAATGCCGGCCTTACGCCTCgcctcgatgacggcgaaggGCGTCTGCAGTGTGTTCAATGCGTCGACGGCATCCTGTCCGCATCATCAATCGTCAGCCCGGTGCTTCTTTCGTCGCTTTTGTTCGTTCCCCCTCTACTGTAGCACGGCACACAGCGAAATATGCCCCTCCTCCGACGTCGGAGCAGCATCGTGTTTCCCCAGCAAACAGTCGCAAGACAGCGGGAAAAGGCGACTGACGTTATATGTCCGACCGGCGGTGGCCATCGTGCGGCAGATTAGGAATCGCGGACCGAAGAAGAGTGTGCTGGCAAGGCGCAGTACGCTGCGAGACGCATGATGCATCAAGAGTGTTTGTTCAGAGCTctgcgctctctctctccctggGGAGGGGTTTGGCGAAAATGTCCAGGGGGGTTAcagtgctgctgctgctgctacctACCGCAGGCAGCTAGGAAAGGCAGTGCGCCGGGTCGGTGGGGTTATATGCGGCTGGCTTCGGATCTTGAGCCGGCCGACGGCTCTGATGCTCGGCGTTGGTCCCGGCCGTGTTCCCGTCCCCTtatccaccaccaccaccaccgtgATCCCCTCCCCGGCTGAGATCTACACACAATTTATAGGCGGACTATGGGACAACATGTACATGCTGAGTCCACTTCTTCAGTGACAGCAGTAAAAAGGAGCACAGTGGTAATCAAGCAAGACCTCACCAGCGGTTTCATAGCATCACATCACCAAGTCCCCAATACCTAATAAAATACACTGCCTTCATTCAAGTCTATGGCTATGTCTTACACAGACCAGAGGTCtaggctctctctctttttctcttaCTGTCTCTAAACGTCTCCTCCCAACCCCTCCAACTAGACAAAAGAAACCATTTCCGTCCATTATTCTACCTTGAGACTCTGCAGACGGGCTTCTGTCGCAATGACCTGGAACGGCTGTTAGTTACCCAATCACCAATACCATAGATGCAACATCAACTAAGGACCACAACTTACATCAAGCGCTTGCTGAACCTCGAGGACCTTCCTCACCTCGCCGAGCCAGTCTCTGCTCAGCGTCTTCGCCCAGCCCTGGAGACCATTCATCTCACGGGCGGCAGCGTCCAGGTTGCCCTCCTCCAGGAGCGTCTGCGTGCGCGTCAAGATGCTctcaacgtcgtcgccgtcggccaggccCTGCTTCTTGAACATGACCTTGCTGAGGAGGTAGCTCGACGCGTGGCTGGCGACGCCCGCCTCCtcggggaggagggacgCCTTGCGCACCTCGTTGGCCACTATCCGGAACCGGTCAATGAGCTGCGCCGCGTTGGAGAGGCCGCGCTGGTAGGCGGACGGGTTGATGGACGCGATGGCTGCGTTGACGACGgggtcctcggccgcaaTCTCCTTGAGAGCCACAAGCTCGCGCGTAAAGGGCCTGGGGTGCGTGGCGTTCTCGAGGCTGGCGCGGACGGCATCGACGGCCACATGGAGCTGCTGCGTGCGGAGGTTGGTGTCCACCACCTCGTTCCATCCCGTggtgagcttctcgagctccgCCACGGCCGTCGACAGCTTGTCCAGCTTGCCGAGCCGGCCCTCGCGCTCCGCCTCCACGTGGTTCTGCACCTCCGAGACGAACTCCTTCTTCAGGGCGAGCGCCTGCTCCAGCAGCTGGTTGTTAAGACGCTCCTCGTTAAGCTGCTTCTCGCGCTCCAGCACGAGCTTGACGCGCTCGTCGTAGCTCGCCTTGACCTTTTGCATCTCCTCCTCAAACTCCTTCCTCCACTGCGTCTCCTGCACGACCATGGCCGACTCGACGCGCgcgatgaggtcgttggcggccttgtcAAAGTCGGCAACCTTGGCTTGCACCTCGGAagccgccttctcctcgactgACGActtgatggccttgatctTGCTGCCCACCTTGCTCAGCTCGCCCTTAGCCTTGGAGATGGTAGGGGAATAGCGGCCGTGggccttgtcggcgttgATGACGGTGATAATGTCGTTGAGCATGCGAACAAGGTCCTGAACCACCGGCTCGGTCGCGTCTTCGATCTTCAGGGGGTCGATCGGCGCGATGGGAGGGAATCGCGAGGGCTCATTGACCTCGGGCGCCTTGAATCCAGCCgcgtcctccttcttggccgcggcggcaggcTTAGCCTCCTTGACGGGCTCGGGCGCGGCTGCGGGTGTGGGCTTGGGAgcctccgtcgccgccttggGCTTCTCGACCGGGTTGTTCTGCTCCTCCTTGACAGCGATGACCTTGGCAGCGGCCTTTTTGTCGACGGCGCTCGACTGGCGGCTGGCGGGCTCACCGTTGTCGGCCACCCGCCAGGACGCGCCGCTCTGGGCGGGGATATTGACCTGGCTGCCTGTGTCTCTTCCCTTGAGCTTGTTGGAAATGTTGGGGAACCGCTTGCGGAAGTCTGCCTCCTCGAAGTAGAggacggcctgctcgccgaAGGGGACAAACTCGGTGAAGAAGTCGTGGAAGTTGTCATTGATGCGCGAGTACCACACGCCGCCACCGAAGCCGACGGCtccgaggatggcgagggtCAAGACGAGGTTCCTCAGTCGGCGGAAgaagcccttcttcttcggggCAGCGTCTGCGGGCGACAGCGGCGGAGGCGTGGCAGCCTCTGTCTCGGGGACAACGGTGTTCGGGGTCGGGGGCGTGAGGGGGACGTCTTCCTTAGGAATCGACGGCTCGACGAACCGGACCTCGGGGACTTCGCTCTTCTCGGACGTGATGGTCTCTGTGGTCGGCAGGGCGGCTGGTCGGGACGGGTCAGGtttcttgtcgtcggcaaAGTGTCTCCGGCGGGTGGCAGCGACCTGCCATTGGCGGCcaacgacggccgccgcagGCCTGTGGCCGAGCACCCTCACGGATCGAATCGATGTTCGCAACATGAGGGGATGCGATGGGCCGACAAGGCGTAATTGAGGGAATGGAAATCGAGAGGTGTTTTTGGTCGAGGCAGGTCCTTTGGCTTTGGTAGGTGATGGAGCCCGGACACAAAAAAGCCAAGGGAAAAGTTCGGCTAAAACTGGGAGCTTCCTGCCATGGTCCGCTGCGAGCGCCGAGCGGCAGGAACCGGGATGGGCCAGGCCTCTCACGTCACTCGATCAGTCTCTAGTCACCCACTCGCTCACTCGCTCGCTTTAGTCACTTCAGTCACCTCCTCATTTGaaccactcactcacttaccAATAGCTGTCATGCCCATGACTTGGTACAGGCTCATGGCCAAGTAACCAAGTATCGTGATGATCGAGTTCTTCCGGGTACCATGTAATCAAATTATACCAACTCTACCTACTAACTACTCCCTTCTCGCGCAGCTACGCATCTCATGGATGAACAAACACATGACATGCTATGTCACCCTGGTCGTCATCCATCACagctctcccctctctctctcatcacTGGCCAAGAATTAAACACAACGAGTACCTCGTCATACGGCACGACCTACCCGTCCTCAAACTCACATCCAAATTGACTGCCTTCTGAAcggaaaaagaagagagaaaaatTGTATACGACCCATCCTTGAGAAACAGTTGCCTCTATCGCATACTGTACATCAGAAAAATGCTGCAGGATGCTTCTCCCAGTAAAGTGAATCCGTTTCCCGTACACCGTCTTGTTCCAGGACTGTCCCTACACCCGAGTTGCCGCAACCGAAGAACCAGCGCAATGAAGGCACGAAATGTAAAAATCACACTCTCGAAAAAGCGTACTGTTGATattaaaaaaaaagggggggtggggagcTGGGCCTGGCATACCCTTTCTTCGGTGTAGGGTGCGCGacaacaacgccgccggACCCCGTCCAGCCCaaacgccgtcgtcgtgttACATGCTCGTGTTGGTTCGGTGCCTGGCTGAAGGATCGCCTCGAGCAGTCTGCCAACGGGAGCCTGCCTCGTCTGGACGAGAAACTTGACCCCATCGCCCCGCTGGGCCTCCATGGATTCCATCGGCCATGCGGTATTTGGTTTGCGTCCGTCTCATCTAGCAGCTGCAAGGTCCGCCGACGTTGCTGCCAGGAGTCTCGGGCTGCAGGCTCACGCCCTGTCGCTGACCAGGCCGGGCATGCCTAGGGCCGGCCTGGTCAAGCGGCAGCTTCTTGGCAATAGCAGTGAAGAGCTCCTTGAcgttctcggccgtcttggccgATGTCtcaaagaagaggaggccggcctcgcgcGCGTAGGCCTCGGCGTCTGCTGTGGAAACGGCTCGCTTGTCGGGCTGCTCGGTGACCAAGTCCAACTTATTGCCAGCcagggcgatgatgatgttctCGTTCGCTTGCCTCTGGAGCTCCTTTACCCAtgccttggccttgtccaAAGATGCCTTGCGCACTGTTAGCAAGCTGAGCAAACCGTTTTTTCGGGGGTGACGTGACGAACAGATTGGGTGATGTCgtagacgacgacggcgcagtTGGCGTTGCGATAGTACATGGGAGCGAGCGACTTGTATCGCTCCTGTCCGGCGGTATCCCAGATCTCGAACTTGACTGTGGTGTTCTCGTCGAGGGAGATGGTCTGCGTCAAGAAAGCAGCACCGATGGTCGATTCGCGGTACGAGTCAAATTGGTCCTGTGATGGTGAAGCGCCGTTAGCAGATTGACTCTTGAAGACTGGAACGACGGCGTGCATCATCATCTACGACATACCTTGACGAATCGCAGCACGATGGAACTCTAGATGACAGATTAGTACGGCGTACAGCGTTTCAATGAGGTTCGGACAAATAGATACCTTGCCGACAGCGGACTCGCCTGTGGACCGTCACCATCGCAGTCAGCTATCTAGGCGTTTCTTTGTGTCATAGTGACGGGCATGagagtacctacctagcAGAACCAGCTTGAACTGCGCGAAGCGCGTGTTCATTCCACGGGCACCGGGAGCACCGGGGCCTCGAGCAGCCATTTTGCGTGATGTGTAGGGTCTGGTTGGGAGAGATGAGGTGGTTGTGGAAAGGCCGGCGTTGGGCGAGCCTAGCAAGCGGGCGG containing:
- a CDS encoding Putative small GTP-binding protein; this encodes MAARGPGAPGARGMNTRFAQFKLVLLGESAVGKSSIVLRFVKDQFDSYRESTIGAAFLTQTISLDENTTVKFEIWDTAGQERYKSLAPMYYRNANCAVVVYDITQSASLDKAKAWVKELQRQANENIIIALAGNKLDLVTEQPDKRAVSTADAEAYAREAGLLFFETSAKTAENVKELFTAIAKKLPLDQAGPRHARPGQRQGVSLQPETPGSNVGGPCSC
- a CDS encoding Putative folylpolyglutamate synthetase, mur-like, catalytic domain superfamily, translated to MATAGRTYNDAVDALNTLQTPFAVIEARRKAGIRPDEASVKEMRAYLARVGYSIPDLDGLNVIHVAGTKGKGSTCAFTDSILARHRAASPSSVPRKVGLLISPHLIAVRERIRINGAPLSETLFARYFFEVWDRLGESRAEEDAVALGTRPIYSRYLTLVALHAFVREGCDLAILETGIGGEYDATNVVARPVATGITTLGIDHVFALGDTVGKIAWHKAGIMKRGSKAFSVEQVPEAQDVLEARAREKGVEMETVVVDPRLEGVKIRPDATFQKRNASLAIRLAEAALERVDPDGFRRGDAAEKLPKAFVEGLEQVVWRGRCEVKDEGRVVWHVDGAHTTDSLRVAARWFADETAAKGRRGPRALVFNQQGRTEAIDFLDGVYEGVKRGDGSGAFDTVVFCTNVTYAQTGYKRDFVNHQYDAKAIEAMTVQRQFAERWAKLDPAADVRVVPTIEEALDLVRGIGEGVAEGESVQALVTGSLHLVGGALGILEGADAL
- a CDS encoding Putative MICOS complex subunit MIC60 protein — translated: MLRTSIRSVRVLGHRPAAAVVGRQWQVAATRRRHFADDKKPDPSRPAALPTTETITSEKSEVPEVRFVEPSIPKEDVPLTPPTPNTVVPETEAATPPPLSPADAAPKKKGFFRRLRNLVLTLAILGAVGFGGGVWYSRINDNFHDFFTEFVPFGEQAVLYFEEADFRKRFPNISNKLKGRDTGSQVNIPAQSGASWRVADNGEPASRQSSAVDKKAAAKVIAVKEEQNNPVEKPKAATEAPKPTPAAAPEPVKEAKPAAAAKKEDAAGFKAPEVNEPSRFPPIAPIDPLKIEDATEPVVQDLVRMLNDIITVINADKAHGRYSPTISKAKGELSKVGSKIKAIKSSVEEKAASEVQAKVADFDKAANDLIARVESAMVVQETQWRKEFEEEMQKVKASYDERVKLVLEREKQLNEERLNNQLLEQALALKKEFVSEVQNHVEAEREGRLGKLDKLSTAVAELEKLTTGWNEVVDTNLRTQQLHVAVDAVRASLENATHPRPFTRELVALKEIAAEDPVVNAAIASINPSAYQRGLSNAAQLIDRFRIVANEVRKASLLPEEAGVASHASSYLLSKVMFKKQGLADGDDVESILTRTQTLLEEGNLDAAAREMNGLQGWAKTLSRDWLGEVRKVLEVQQALDVIATEARLQSLKVE